The following coding sequences lie in one Phalacrocorax aristotelis chromosome 4, bGulAri2.1, whole genome shotgun sequence genomic window:
- the RNF24 gene encoding RING finger protein 24 isoform X2 — MSSDFQHYSFRMPNIGFQNLPLNIYIVVFGTAIFVFILSLLFCCYLIRLRHQAHKELYAYKQVILKEKVKELNLHEICAVCLEEFKPKDELGICPCKHAFHRKCLIKWLEVRKVCPLCNMPVLQLAQLHSKQDPGPPQGPLPGAENIV, encoded by the exons ATGAGCTCGGACTTCCAGCATTACAGTTTCAGGATGCCGAACATCGGGTTCCAGAACCTGCCTCTCAACATATACATCGTGGTTTTTGGCACGGCCATCTTCGTCTTCATCCtcagtttgcttttctgttgctaCTTGATCAG GCTCAGACACCAGGCGCACAAAGAGCTTTACGCCTACAAACAG GTTATTCTCAAGGAGAAGGTGAAGGAGCTGAACCTGCATGAG ATCTGTGCCGTTTGCCTGGAGGAGTTCAAGCCCAAGGATGAGCTGGGGATCTGTCCCTGTAAACATGCCTTCCACCGAAA GTGCCTCATCAAGTGGCTGGAGGTGCGGAAGGTGTGCCCGCTCTGCAACATGCCGGTgctgcagctggcccagctgCACAGCAAGCAGGACCCTGGCCCCCCGCAGGGCCCCCTCCCCGGCGCCGAGAACATCGTATAg
- the PANK2 gene encoding pantothenate kinase 2, mitochondrial isoform X2, whose product MVMAFVQESFLLPAFDGADFSSLQIWKSCCCPACSCCPTSFFPWFGLDIGGTLVKLVYFEPKDITAEEEEEEVENLKSIRKYLTSNVAYGSTGIRDVHLELKDLTLCGRKGNLHFIRFPTHDMPAFIQMGSEKHFSSLHTTLCATGGGAYKFEQDFRTMGDLQLCKLDELDCLIKGVLYIDSVGFNGRSECYYFENPTDAERCQKLPFNLENPYPLLLVNIGSGVSILAVYSKENYKRVTGTSLGGGTFFGLCCLLTGCSTFEEALEMASHGDSTKVDKLVRDIYGGDYERFGLPGWAVASSFGNMMSKEKRESVSKEDLAKATLITITNNIGSIARMCALNENINRVVFVGNFLRINTISMRLLAYALDYWSKGQLKALFLEHEGYFGAVGALLELLGSA is encoded by the exons ATGGTGATGGCGTTCGTCCAGGAGAGCTTCCTCCTTCCCGCCTTCGATGGCGCGGATTTTTCTAGTCTCCAGATATGGAAGAGCTGTTGCTGCCCTGCGTGTTCGTGTTGCCCGACTTCCT TCTTCCCTTGGTTTGGCTTGGACATCGGAGGGACCTTGGTCAAACTTGTTTATTTTGAACCGAAGGACATCACCGccgaagaggaggaggaggaagtagAAAATCTCAAAAGCATCCGCAAATACCTGACGTCAAACGTAGCCTATGGATCTACAGGCATTCGGGATGTGCACCTTGAGCTAAAGGACCTTACCCTGTGTGGACGTAAAGGCAATCTGCACTTTATACGCTTTCCTACTCATGACATGCCTGCTTTTATTCAAATGGGAAGCGAAAAACACTTCTCAAGCCTCCATACTACCTTATGTGCCACGGGAGGTGGAGCATACAAATTTGAGCAGGACTTTCGCACA ATGGGTGACCTCCAGCTTTGTAAGCTAGATGAACTCGATTGCCTTATTAAAGGAGTTTTGTACATCGATTCGGTTGGATTCAATGGACGTTCAGAGTGTTACTATTTTGAAAACCCGACGGATGCCGAAAGATGCCAGAAGCTCCCGTTCAACTTGGAGAATCCCTATCCTCTCCTTTTGGTGAACATTGGCTCAGGGGTCAGCATTTTGGCTGTGTACTCAAAAGAAAACTATAAACGGGTAACGGGCACCAG CCTTGGAGGGGGAACCTTTTTTggcctctgctgcctgctcacCGGCTGCTCCACCTTCGAAGAGGCCCTGGAGATGGCATCCCACGGAGACAGTACCAAAGTGGACAAACTAGTGCGGGACATTTACGGAGGAGACTACGAGCGCTTTGGATTGCCGGGCTGGGCTGTAGCGTCCAG CTTTGGGAACATGATGAGCAAGGAGAAGCGGGAATCTGTCAGCAAAGAGGACCTCGCCAAGGCCACGTTGATAACCATCACTAATAACATTGGCTCCATAGCACGGATGTGTGCACTTAATGAG AACATTAACCGAGTGGTGTTTGTTGGCAATTTCCTTCGGATCAATACAATTTCAATGAGGCTTCTGGCATACGCTTTGGACTACTGGTCGAAGGGACAGTTAAAAGCACTTTTCTTGGAACATGAg GGTTACTTCGGTGCCGTCGGTGCCCTCCTGGAACTCCTGGGTTCAGCCTGA
- the PANK2 gene encoding pantothenate kinase 2, mitochondrial isoform X1, which produces MEPLRNGGGTEEQQQQQQPPPPRRRGAGADGGPPRRRSAGAAGAEGAAGPEPHDRGGPAGRQRRDSVRKARPLFPWFGLDIGGTLVKLVYFEPKDITAEEEEEEVENLKSIRKYLTSNVAYGSTGIRDVHLELKDLTLCGRKGNLHFIRFPTHDMPAFIQMGSEKHFSSLHTTLCATGGGAYKFEQDFRTMGDLQLCKLDELDCLIKGVLYIDSVGFNGRSECYYFENPTDAERCQKLPFNLENPYPLLLVNIGSGVSILAVYSKENYKRVTGTSLGGGTFFGLCCLLTGCSTFEEALEMASHGDSTKVDKLVRDIYGGDYERFGLPGWAVASSFGNMMSKEKRESVSKEDLAKATLITITNNIGSIARMCALNENINRVVFVGNFLRINTISMRLLAYALDYWSKGQLKALFLEHEGYFGAVGALLELLGSA; this is translated from the exons ATGGAGCCGCTGCGCAACGGCGGCGGCacggaggagcagcagcagcagcagcagccgccgccgccgcggcggcgcggggcgggggcggacGGCGGCCCCCCGCGGCGGCGGAgcgccggggcggcgggcgctgagggcgcggcggggccggagcCCCACGATCGGGgcgggccggcggggcggcagcggcgTGACTCGGTCCGCAAGGCCCGGCCGC TCTTCCCTTGGTTTGGCTTGGACATCGGAGGGACCTTGGTCAAACTTGTTTATTTTGAACCGAAGGACATCACCGccgaagaggaggaggaggaagtagAAAATCTCAAAAGCATCCGCAAATACCTGACGTCAAACGTAGCCTATGGATCTACAGGCATTCGGGATGTGCACCTTGAGCTAAAGGACCTTACCCTGTGTGGACGTAAAGGCAATCTGCACTTTATACGCTTTCCTACTCATGACATGCCTGCTTTTATTCAAATGGGAAGCGAAAAACACTTCTCAAGCCTCCATACTACCTTATGTGCCACGGGAGGTGGAGCATACAAATTTGAGCAGGACTTTCGCACA ATGGGTGACCTCCAGCTTTGTAAGCTAGATGAACTCGATTGCCTTATTAAAGGAGTTTTGTACATCGATTCGGTTGGATTCAATGGACGTTCAGAGTGTTACTATTTTGAAAACCCGACGGATGCCGAAAGATGCCAGAAGCTCCCGTTCAACTTGGAGAATCCCTATCCTCTCCTTTTGGTGAACATTGGCTCAGGGGTCAGCATTTTGGCTGTGTACTCAAAAGAAAACTATAAACGGGTAACGGGCACCAG CCTTGGAGGGGGAACCTTTTTTggcctctgctgcctgctcacCGGCTGCTCCACCTTCGAAGAGGCCCTGGAGATGGCATCCCACGGAGACAGTACCAAAGTGGACAAACTAGTGCGGGACATTTACGGAGGAGACTACGAGCGCTTTGGATTGCCGGGCTGGGCTGTAGCGTCCAG CTTTGGGAACATGATGAGCAAGGAGAAGCGGGAATCTGTCAGCAAAGAGGACCTCGCCAAGGCCACGTTGATAACCATCACTAATAACATTGGCTCCATAGCACGGATGTGTGCACTTAATGAG AACATTAACCGAGTGGTGTTTGTTGGCAATTTCCTTCGGATCAATACAATTTCAATGAGGCTTCTGGCATACGCTTTGGACTACTGGTCGAAGGGACAGTTAAAAGCACTTTTCTTGGAACATGAg GGTTACTTCGGTGCCGTCGGTGCCCTCCTGGAACTCCTGGGTTCAGCCTGA
- the PANK2 gene encoding pantothenate kinase 2, mitochondrial isoform X3 produces MGDLQLCKLDELDCLIKGVLYIDSVGFNGRSECYYFENPTDAERCQKLPFNLENPYPLLLVNIGSGVSILAVYSKENYKRVTGTSLGGGTFFGLCCLLTGCSTFEEALEMASHGDSTKVDKLVRDIYGGDYERFGLPGWAVASSFGNMMSKEKRESVSKEDLAKATLITITNNIGSIARMCALNENINRVVFVGNFLRINTISMRLLAYALDYWSKGQLKALFLEHEGYFGAVGALLELLGSA; encoded by the exons ATGGGTGACCTCCAGCTTTGTAAGCTAGATGAACTCGATTGCCTTATTAAAGGAGTTTTGTACATCGATTCGGTTGGATTCAATGGACGTTCAGAGTGTTACTATTTTGAAAACCCGACGGATGCCGAAAGATGCCAGAAGCTCCCGTTCAACTTGGAGAATCCCTATCCTCTCCTTTTGGTGAACATTGGCTCAGGGGTCAGCATTTTGGCTGTGTACTCAAAAGAAAACTATAAACGGGTAACGGGCACCAG CCTTGGAGGGGGAACCTTTTTTggcctctgctgcctgctcacCGGCTGCTCCACCTTCGAAGAGGCCCTGGAGATGGCATCCCACGGAGACAGTACCAAAGTGGACAAACTAGTGCGGGACATTTACGGAGGAGACTACGAGCGCTTTGGATTGCCGGGCTGGGCTGTAGCGTCCAG CTTTGGGAACATGATGAGCAAGGAGAAGCGGGAATCTGTCAGCAAAGAGGACCTCGCCAAGGCCACGTTGATAACCATCACTAATAACATTGGCTCCATAGCACGGATGTGTGCACTTAATGAG AACATTAACCGAGTGGTGTTTGTTGGCAATTTCCTTCGGATCAATACAATTTCAATGAGGCTTCTGGCATACGCTTTGGACTACTGGTCGAAGGGACAGTTAAAAGCACTTTTCTTGGAACATGAg GGTTACTTCGGTGCCGTCGGTGCCCTCCTGGAACTCCTGGGTTCAGCCTGA